DNA sequence from the Streptomyces sp. CA-210063 genome:
CTGGGACCAGTTCATCGACACGGCCAAGACCGCGGCGAAGGCCGAGGACGGCAAGACGTACGGCGTTCCGGACGGCACGGACACCCGAGGTCTGTGGTTCGACAAGGCGATCTTCGAGAAGGCGGGCCTGCCGGCCGACTGGCAGCCGAAGACCTGGGCCGACATCCTCACCGCCGCCCGCACGATCAAGGACAAGGTCCCCGACGTCATTCCCCTGAACGTCTACACGGGCAAACCGGCGGGCGAGGCCGCCACGATGCAGGGCTTCGAAATGCTCCTCTACGGCACGGAAGACGCCACGGCCGCCGACGCGAGCGACCCCCTGTACGACGAGAAGTCGAAGAAATGGAAGGCCGGCACGCAGGGTTTCAAAGACGCTCTCACCTTCGTGGAGACGGTCTACAAGGAGAAACTCGGCCCGGAAGTCTCCGACGCCCTGGACCCCAACATCTCCACCCGAGTACGCGGTGAACTCCTCCCCGAGGGCAGACTCGGCATCAACCTCGACGGCTCCTGGCTCCCCCAGGACTGGCTGCCCGGCAGCGGCCACGCATGGCCGGACTGGTCGGAGAAACTCGGCCTCGCCCACATGCCCACCCAGAACGGCCAGTCCCCCGGCAAGGTGAGCATGTCCGGCGGCTGGACCTGGGCCATCCCCGACAAGGCGGGCAACCCCGACCTCGCCTTCGAGTTCATCGAGACGATGCAGACGAAGGCGAACGCCCAGAAGTGGTACATCGCCAACTCCGGAATCGCGGTCCGCAAGGACGTGGCTGAGGACCCGGCTTACGCGGAAGCCCAACCCGGCATCAAGTTCTTCACCGACCTGGTGCCGAGCACGCACTACCGCCCCGCGTACCCGGCGTATCCCAAGGTCTCCACCGCCATTCAGGAAGCGATGGAATCCGTGACGACGGGCGATGCCTCGGTGTCCGAAGCGGCCGAGAACTACGACGAGGAGCTGAAAGCGGCCACGGACAACCAGGTGATCGAAGAATGAGCCCGCGTGATCGAAGCATGAGCCCGCGCGCATGAAGAGCCCCGCGAGGCCGGCAGCCGGGCCGCCACCGCACCCCACACTCCGCTCCCTGACCCGAGTCCTCCCCCTCACCCCCGCCACCGTCCTCCTGCTCCTCTTCCTCGCCGGCCCGATCGCCTACTGCGCCTACATCGCCTTCACCGACCTCCAACTCACCGGCCAGGCCGAGGATTCGTT
Encoded proteins:
- a CDS encoding extracellular solute-binding protein, with protein sequence MRPTAPSPRRSPLRLLLTAALAITAPGALTACGTGSGSDPDTVEVSYKQSTDNQIRVLDTFLADVKKQFEKANPGKKVKLVPIKAPDSEYYTKVQQMLRSPKTAPDLVYEDTFLINSDITSGYLKPLDDYLADWKDWDQFIDTAKTAAKAEDGKTYGVPDGTDTRGLWFDKAIFEKAGLPADWQPKTWADILTAARTIKDKVPDVIPLNVYTGKPAGEAATMQGFEMLLYGTEDATAADASDPLYDEKSKKWKAGTQGFKDALTFVETVYKEKLGPEVSDALDPNISTRVRGELLPEGRLGINLDGSWLPQDWLPGSGHAWPDWSEKLGLAHMPTQNGQSPGKVSMSGGWTWAIPDKAGNPDLAFEFIETMQTKANAQKWYIANSGIAVRKDVAEDPAYAEAQPGIKFFTDLVPSTHYRPAYPAYPKVSTAIQEAMESVTTGDASVSEAAENYDEELKAATDNQVIEE